A window of the Clupea harengus chromosome 8, Ch_v2.0.2, whole genome shotgun sequence genome harbors these coding sequences:
- the irf1b gene encoding interferon regulatory factor 1b, which translates to MPVSRMRMRPWLENQIDSNSIDGLMWINKDKLMFSIPWKHAARHGWQMDKDACLFKKWAIHTGKFRPGVTKPDPKTWKANFRCAMNSLPDIEEVKDQSINKGCGAVRVYRMLPEVSKKKDKRSKSRDGKKKTKDTTKVKREDRDMCAGHPTRDRSPFTSMEDDSLTQENTIDSTDDIELPSRPCMDDAGVPDFSSSVEIGPDSTNDWSLSFQVSPQHSIGYDDDVIGISQQLERDPSQWFPSDVNGRGFLSNEVGTTTESHQSPQSQWSDASDDRSVELQLVTELVSDWSQQALLSEEQPSYGEMWSSNIFNTLTVC; encoded by the exons ATGCCTGTATCCAGAATGCGCATGAGACCCTGGCTTGAGAACCAGATCGACTCCAATTCCATCGATGGTTTGATGTGGATAAATAAG GATAAGTTGATGTTTTCCATTCCCTGGAAGCATGCTGCTCGTCATGGTTGGCAGATGGACAAGGATGCCTGCCTTTTCAAGAAGTGGGCCATCCACACCG GTAAATTCAGACCTGGTGTGACTAAACCAGACCCTAAGACATGGAAGGCCAATTTCCGCTGTGCCATGAACTCCCTCCCTGACATCGAGGAGGTGAAAGACCAAAGCATCAACAAAGGATGTGGCGCTGTGCGAGTCTACCGAATGCTCCCGGAAGTGTCCAAAAAGAAAG ACAAAAGGTCCAAATCAAGAGACGGGAAGAAAAAGACTAAG GATACAACAAAAGtcaagagagaggacagggataTGTGTGCGGGACATCCTACCAGAGACAGAAGTCCTTTCACAAGCATGGAGGATGATTCACTGACTCAGGAGAACACAATAGACAGCACTGATGATATAG AACTTCCTTCCCGTCCATGTATGGATGATGCAGGAGTACCAGACTTTTCATCATCGGTGGAGATTGGCCCTGACAGCACAAATGACTGGAGTTTATCTTTCCAAGTTTCCCCACAGCACTCAATAG GTTATGACGATGATGTCATTGGG ATCTCCCAACAACTGGAGCGCGATCCATCGCAGTGGTTTCCTAGCGATGTTAATGGGAGGGGTTTCCTGAGCAATGAAGTAGGCACTACAACAGAGTCTCACCAGAGTCCTCAGAGCCAGTGGAGTGATGCATCAG ATGACAGATCAGTTGAACTCCAGCTCGTCACAGAACTAGTGTCTGACTGGTCACAACAGGCGCTACTGAGCGAAGAGCAGCCCAGTTATGGGGAAATGTGGTCATCGAACATCTTCAACACACTGACAGTCTGTTAG